Within the Stenotrophomonas maltophilia genome, the region CGGCGAAGCGCTTGGCGTCCAGCTGCGAGAAGCGCTTGAGGTACTGGCTGATCTCCTTCGCGCTGGCCATGCTGGACAGCAGGCGCACGATGGTCTGGCGGGTCTGGCGGTGGGGCTGGAGGGCAGGAGACATTTCGGTTTCGTCACGGGCGGCGGTCGCCGCGTTGCAGTTCCACCATGCCGGGGCGTGGCGGCGTTGTGGGGTTGATCAGGCGCCGGCGCCGATGATGCGGTGCACGGCGTCGGTATAGCGTTGCAGCTGCTCCAGCGTCACGAACTCATCGGCCGTGTGGGCCTGGGCAATGTCGCCGGGGCCGAACACCAGCGTGGTATAGCCTGCCGCGGAGAACAGCGAGGCCTCGGTCCAGAAGTCCACCGCGTTGCCGATCGGCAGCTCCAGCGCATCGGCCACGTCACGCGCCAGCAGACGGCGGTTCTCGGCTTCGGCGATGTCACCGGCCGGGAGGCTGGGGCCACGGAAGGTTTCGGTGAACAGCGCGGCTTCCGGTTCGGCAAGACCCGCGAAGGTCGCCAGCAGCGCATCGATGTCCATCGAGGGCAAGGGGCGGAAGCCGAAACGCACTTCGGCTGCCGGTGCGATCATGTTGGCCTTGATCCCGCCTTCGACGCGCCCGATGTTGAAACGCAGGCCGGTCAGGCCACCGAAGCGTGCAGATGCAAGGGAATCCACATGATCCAGGGCCCGATTGCCCCAGCGCATCGCCTGGTGCAGCGCACTGGCGGCGGCATCCTGCCTGCCGGACGCATGGCCCGCACGGCCGGCGAACTGCATCAGCACCGAGCTGATGCCACGGTGCGCGAGCACGGCCTCGCTCATGGTCGGCTCGGCCACCAGCACCGCGTCATAGGCAATGCCACGGGCCAGGAACGCGGCGATGCAGCGTGGATCGTTGGCTTCCTCGTCGCTGGAGAACAGGAACGCGGCGTCGCCATCACTGGCATTGGCCGCAGCCACCAGCGCCGCCGCAGCGCCCTTGATGTCACACACGCCCAGGCCGACCACACGATCGTCCAGGCGGCGCATCACGTGCGGGTCGGCAGTCCAGTGTGGCGAATCCGGCACCGTGTCCAGATGCACGTTGAACAGGTACTTCGGTGTGCCGCGCACGGCATACAGGCTGACCGCACCGGCCCCGTGATCGATCACTTCAACGGTGAAACCCGGCAGGTTGGCGCGCAGGTAATCGAAGATGCCAGCGGTGCTGATCGCGCGCGGCGGGTTGCGGGTGTCGAAGGACACCAGGGCCTGCAGGTGATCGAGTGTCTGTTCAAGCATGAATCAACAGTTCCTGTGAAATTCCGCCGGGCATGGCCCGGCGCTACCGTATCGCCTCTGCTGGAGCGCCCCAGCGCAATCGCGGTCAACCGCGATTGACCTGCGCGTACAGCGTGGAGCTCATGCCGAACAGCTTGATGAAGCCTTCCGCCTCTTCCACGCCCCAGTCGGCCGACTGCGCATAGGTGGCGCCCTTGGTGTTGAGCAGATGCGGCGACTTCACCGCCACCGCGTCCACGCGCCCGCCACGGGTCTCCAGTACCACTTCGCCGTTGACCTTGGCCTGCGAGGACTTCAGGAACGCTTCGATGTCGGTCTTCAGCGGGTCGTGATAGAAGCCTTCGTAGACCAGCTCCACCCACTTGCGCGCCACGTCCGGCTTGAAGCGGTTCTGCTGCTTGGTCAACACCGCGTCTTCCAGCGCGCGGTGGGCGGCCAGCAGCGAAACCAGGCCCGGGGCCTCGAACACGATGCGGCCCTTCAGGCCGATCACGGTGTCGCCGGTGTACACGCCACGGCCCACGCCGTAGGGAGCGAACAGCTTGTTGAGCTGGGCCAGGATCTGGTCGCCCGGCAATGCCTTGCCGTCGAGCTCGACCGCTTCGCCCTCGACGAACTTCAGGGTGACGGTCAGCGCCTGTTCCGGCCATTCACTGCGCGGCGAGCACCAGCCACGTGCGCCCTCGCCCGGAGCTTCCCAGCGGTCGATCTCGCCACCGGACATGGTCACGCCCAGCAGGTTCTCATTGATGGTGTAGGCCTGCTGCTTGGCGCGCACGCCGAAACCACGCTCTTCCAGGTACTTCTGCTCGTAGGCGCGGGTCTGGGTGTGCTCCTTCTGGATCTCGCGGATCGGCGCGATGATCTGGTAGTCGCCCAGCGCCTTCACCGCCAGATCGAAGCGGACCTGGTCGTTGCCCATGCCGGTGCATCCGTGGGCGATGATGTTGGTGCCCAGCTCGGCGGCACGCTTCAGCGCGGCATCGACGATCAGGTAGCGGTCCGAGACCAGCAGCGGGTACTGGCCCTGGTAGCCCTCGCCCGCCCACACGAACGGCTTGACGAAGCCCTCCCAGATGGCCGGGCCACCGTTGACGGTGACATGGCTGGTCACGCCCAGCTCGGCGGCACGCTTCTCGATGAAATCACGCTCTTCATCATCCACGCCGCCGGTGTCGGCGAACACGGTATGCACGTTGTAGCCGCGCTCCTGCAGGTACGGCACGCAGAAGCTGGTATCGAGGCCACCGGAGAAGGCGAGGACGACGTCTTTGTTGCTCATGGGGGGTAATGTCCTGGTAGCGCCGGGCCATGCCCGGCGGGGTTTTTGAATGGGAAAGAATCAGCGCCCGGCAACCGCCGCCATGATCGCCTTCTGTACGTGCAGGCGGTTCTCGGCCTCGTTGATGGCGATGCACTGCGGCGAGTCCATCACCGCGTCGGTCGCCTTCACGTTGCGACGCAGCGGCAGGCAGTGGCTGAAGACACCGTTGTTGGTCAGTGCCATCTTGCGTTCGTCGACGATGAAGTGCTTGAACTGGTCGCGGATCGGCTTTTCCGGCTCCCAGTTGCCGAAGAACGGCAGCGCGCCCCAGCTCTTGGCGTAGACCACATCGGCACCGGCGTAGGCGCTGTCGATGTCATGGCTGATCTTCAGCGAACCGCCGCTCTCGGCCACGTTCTGCTCGGCCCAGCCCATGTAGCGGTCGTCGAGAATGTAGTCGGCGGTCGGGCACAGCAGGGTCACGTCCATGCCCATGCGGGTGGCGATGGTCAGCGCCGAGTTGGCCACGGCGGTATTCAGCGGCTTGGGATGATAGGTCCAGGTCAGCACGTACTTCTTGCCGCGCAGGTCCTGGGTGCCGAAGTGCTCCTGCAGCGCCATCACGTGAGCCAGTTCCTGGCACGGGTGGGTGATGGTCTCCATGTTGATCACCGGCACCGGCGAATACCTGGCGAAGCTGTTGAGCACGATGTCCTGGCGGTCATAGGCCCAGTCCACGAACTTCGGGAACGCGCGCACGGCGATGATGTCGCAGTAGCGGCCCAGCACCTTGGCCACTTCGGCGATATGTTCTTCGGTATCGCCGTCCATCACCGTACCGAGGTTGAACTCGATCGGCCACGCATCCTTGCCCGGTTGCAGCACCACCGCGTGGGCACCCAGCTGGAACGCGCCCAGCTCGAAGCTGGTGCGGGTGCGCATCGACGGATTGAAGAACACCAGCGCGATCGACTTGCCCTTGAGCTGGTCGCCGAGCTTGTTGCGCTTGAACAGCGCTGCCTGGGTCAGCAGCGCATCAAGCTCGCTGCGGCTCCAGTCCTGGGTGTTCAGGAAGTGCTTGGGGGACATCATCTTTCCTTGCGTGGCGGCGTCAGGTTCGACGCGGTGGAAGGGAAATGCGGAAACCAAAGGTGGGGTGAAATCGTTGCAGTTGAAGCTTTCAGGAAGCGGAAACGAAAAAACCCAGCCGGCGGGCTGGGTTTCTATCGGACGAACAGCAAAAAGCTCCGGTTACCCAGCGAGAATGTGGGGTTCCGGTCGACGGGCACGCGAGGTCATACCCGACGCCTGTCGGGCTGCGCTGCTGTCGTGCTGGAAGTCGGTGAGCTTCATGGCCGGGCATCTTTGCACGCGGCCGGCGCCGGCGCAAGGGGCCGGCGTCCCAGAATCAGGGATTGCTGGCGGTGCCCTGCTCCGGGCCGACCCAGGGCGTGATCGAGACCCGGACCTTGAGCCGGTTGCCAGGGTCTTCCGGCAGGCGCGAGCGGTACTTGGTGCCCCTGTAGACGTAATCCACGTCGTAGGCGATGGGCCGACGGAACTCGCGCCCGACGGGAACGATCCGGCAGTCGCGGGTCAGCATCGGCCCGTTGTTGGTGGGACCGGTGGGCGCGGCCGGCGCCTCGGCTGCGGTCTCGTCCACCGCCTCCTCGTCGCTGCGCTTGAACATCGAGCGCACCGAGTCCCAGAAGCGGCTGATCCGGCCCTTGTCCTCCGTCGGCTCCTCGCCGGTGACATTCACCGGGGCCAGGGTCCGGGTCGACACCGGCTCGCAGTGCTCCTCGGTCCGGGTCGCGCGCAAGGTCTGGAACACCGGCTCGACGTTCAGCACCTGGGCGTAGTCGAACTTCACGTTCTCCACGATCACCACCCGGTTGCGGGGCTCCCCCTCCTGGGCCAGAGCCACGGCCGGCAACGCCGACAGCCAGGCCAGGGTCAGCAACGCGGTGGATTTCATTGGCGACGGGAGCAAGGACACGGCAATAGTGTAGGCAGTGACGAGCGCAAGGGGCTGAACATTACCCGTCCGCGCCGCTCCTGCCCACCCCACCTGGGTGGCCCCCGGGTCCACCGGTGGCAGGCGGTCGCCCCAAAGGGGGCCGACACGTTCTAAAATCGCAGGCTTGTCCCCCAGCCACACCCCCATGACCCTGCGCCTGCACAACAACCTGACACGCCAGCTCGAACCGTTCATTCCGCTCGACCCG harbors:
- a CDS encoding acetylornithine deacetylase produces the protein MLEQTLDHLQALVSFDTRNPPRAISTAGIFDYLRANLPGFTVEVIDHGAGAVSLYAVRGTPKYLFNVHLDTVPDSPHWTADPHVMRRLDDRVVGLGVCDIKGAAAALVAAANASDGDAAFLFSSDEEANDPRCIAAFLARGIAYDAVLVAEPTMSEAVLAHRGISSVLMQFAGRAGHASGRQDAAASALHQAMRWGNRALDHVDSLASARFGGLTGLRFNIGRVEGGIKANMIAPAAEVRFGFRPLPSMDIDALLATFAGLAEPEAALFTETFRGPSLPAGDIAEAENRRLLARDVADALELPIGNAVDFWTEASLFSAAGYTTLVFGPGDIAQAHTADEFVTLEQLQRYTDAVHRIIGAGA
- a CDS encoding argininosuccinate synthase produces the protein MSNKDVVLAFSGGLDTSFCVPYLQERGYNVHTVFADTGGVDDEERDFIEKRAAELGVTSHVTVNGGPAIWEGFVKPFVWAGEGYQGQYPLLVSDRYLIVDAALKRAAELGTNIIAHGCTGMGNDQVRFDLAVKALGDYQIIAPIREIQKEHTQTRAYEQKYLEERGFGVRAKQQAYTINENLLGVTMSGGEIDRWEAPGEGARGWCSPRSEWPEQALTVTLKFVEGEAVELDGKALPGDQILAQLNKLFAPYGVGRGVYTGDTVIGLKGRIVFEAPGLVSLLAAHRALEDAVLTKQQNRFKPDVARKWVELVYEGFYHDPLKTDIEAFLKSSQAKVNGEVVLETRGGRVDAVAVKSPHLLNTKGATYAQSADWGVEEAEGFIKLFGMSSTLYAQVNRG
- a CDS encoding N-acetylornithine carbamoyltransferase, with amino-acid sequence MSPKHFLNTQDWSRSELDALLTQAALFKRNKLGDQLKGKSIALVFFNPSMRTRTSFELGAFQLGAHAVVLQPGKDAWPIEFNLGTVMDGDTEEHIAEVAKVLGRYCDIIAVRAFPKFVDWAYDRQDIVLNSFARYSPVPVINMETITHPCQELAHVMALQEHFGTQDLRGKKYVLTWTYHPKPLNTAVANSALTIATRMGMDVTLLCPTADYILDDRYMGWAEQNVAESGGSLKISHDIDSAYAGADVVYAKSWGALPFFGNWEPEKPIRDQFKHFIVDERKMALTNNGVFSHCLPLRRNVKATDAVMDSPQCIAINEAENRLHVQKAIMAAVAGR